The following coding sequences are from one Ursus arctos isolate Adak ecotype North America unplaced genomic scaffold, UrsArc2.0 scaffold_23, whole genome shotgun sequence window:
- the LOC113246443 gene encoding olfactory receptor 4C11, with amino-acid sequence MQQNNSVTEFILLGLTQDPMRQKMVFVIFLIFYVGTVVGNLLIIVTIKSSRSLGSPMYFFLFYLSLSDSCFSTSTAPRLIVDALSAKKIIPYNECMTQVFALHFFGCMQIFVLILMAVDRYVAICKPLHYPTIMRRQVCTILIILAWIGSFIHSIAQIILALRLPFCGPNLIDHYCCDLQPLLKLACMDTYVINLLLVTNSGAICSSSFVILMISYIVILHSLRNHSGEGRKKALSTCTSHIIVVILFFGPCIFIYTRPPTTFPMDKMVAVFYTIGTPFLNPLIYTLRNAEVKNAMRKLWCSKITSESKR; translated from the coding sequence ATGCAGCAAAATAACAGCGTAACTGAGTTCATATTGTTAGGATTGACCCAAGATCCTATGAGACAGAAAATGGTATTTGtaatcttcttaattttttatgtggGAACTGTGGTAGGGAATTTGCTTATTATTGTGACCATCAAGTCCAGCCGCTCACTAGGGagccccatgtactttttcctattttatttgtcCCTTTCTGATTCCTGCTTTTCAACGTCCACAGCCCCCAGACTAATTGTGGATGCACTCTCTGCAAAAAAAATCATACCTTACAATGAGTGCATGACTCAAGTCTTTGCCCTACATTTCTTTGGCTGCATGCAGATCTTTGTGCTCATCCTCATGGCTGTggatcgctatgtggccatctgtaagccctTACATTACCCAACCATCATGAGAAGGCAGGTCTGCACCATCCTGATTATTCTTGCATGGATAGggtcttttatccattctatAGCCCAGATTATCCTGGCTTTGAGATTGCCTTTCTGTGGACCCAATCTGATTGATCATTACTGCTGTGATTTGCAGCCCTTGCTGAAACTTGCTTGCATGGACACATACGTGATCAACCTACTCTTGGTGACTAACAGTGGGGCCATTTGCTCAAGCAGTTTTGTGATTCTGATGATCTCATATATTGTCATCTTGCATTCCCTGCGAAACcacagtggggaagggaggaaaaaagctcTTTCTACTTGCACTTCTCACATCATCGTAGTAATCTTATTCTTTGGTCCATGCATATTCATATATACACGCCCCCCAACCACTTTCCCCATGGACAAGATGGTGGCGGTGTTTTATACTATTGGGACCCCTTTTCTCAACCCACTCATCTACACACTGAGGAATGCAGAAGTGAAAAACGCCATGAGAAAGCTATGGTGTAGCAAAATTACCTcagaaagcaaaagataa
- the LOC113246434 gene encoding olfactory receptor 4C11-like yields the protein MQQNNSITEFILLGLTQDLRKKKMVFVIFFIFYLGTVVGNLLIIVTIKSSRTLGSPMYYFLFYLSLADSCFSTTTAPRLIVDSLSTKRIITYNECMTQVFALHFFGSMEIFVLILMAVDRYVAICKPLHYPTIMRRQVCTILITLAWIGSFIHSIAQIILALRLPFCGPNLIDHYCCDLQPLLKLACMDKYVINLLMVSNSGALCSSGFVILMISYIVILYSLRNHSAEGRKKALSTCTTHIIVVVLFFGPCIFIYTRPPTTFPMDKMVTVFYTIGTPFLNPFIYTLRNAEVKNAMRKLWCSKITSESKR from the coding sequence ATGCAGCAAAATAACAGCATAACTGAGTTCATACTGTTAGGATTGACCCAAgatcttagaaaaaagaaaatggtatttgtaatcttcttcattttttatctgGGAACTGTGGTAGGGAATTTGCTTATTATTGTTACCATCAAGTCCAGCAGGACACTTGGGAGCCCCAtgtattatttcctattttatttgtcCCTTGCTGATTCCTGCTTTTCAACCACCACAGCCCCTAGACTAATTGTGGATTCACTCTCTACAAAAAGAATCATAACTTACAATGAGTGCATGACTCAAGTCTTTGCACTACATTTCTTTGGCTCCATGGAGATCTTTGTGCTCATCCTCATGGCCGTggatcgctatgtggccatctgtaagccctTACATTACCCAACCATCATGAGAAGGCAGGTCTGCACCATCTTGATTACTCTTGCATGGATAGGGTCTTTTATTCATTCTATAGCCCAGATTATCCTGGCTTTGAGATTGCCTTTCTGTGGACCCAATCTGATTGATCATTACTGCTGTGATTTGCAGCCCTTGTTGAAACTTGCTTGCATGGACAAATATGTGATCAACCTACTGATGGTGTCTAACAGTGGGGCCCTTTGTTCAAGTGGTTTTGTGATTCTGATGATCTCATACATTGTCATCTTGTATTCCCTGCGAAACCACAgtgcagaagggaggaaaaaagctcTCTCTACTTGTACTACTCACATCATCGTAGTAGTCTTATTCTTTGGTccatgtatattcatatatacacgcCCCCCAACCACTTTCCCCATGGACAAGATGGTGACTGTATTTTATACTATTGGGACCCCTTTTCTCAACCCATTCATCTACACACTGAGGAATGCAGAAGTGAAAAATGCCATGAGAAAGCTATGGTGTAGCAAAATTACCTCAGAAAGCAAAAGATGA